A genomic region of Polyangiaceae bacterium contains the following coding sequences:
- a CDS encoding DUF2505 domain-containing protein encodes MGKFTVTHEINCNAETFWKVFFDKDFNNKLYKENLGFPEFTILDQRETDGDIVRKVKGTPKMEVPGPVAKVLGSNFGYTEEGKFNKATKLWQWKMIPSTMAEKLRNEGTLRIEPVGDTKVRRIAELVVEAKIFGVGGLIESSAEKQLRDGWEKSARFMNEWLKTHG; translated from the coding sequence ATGGGAAAGTTCACGGTCACGCACGAAATCAACTGCAACGCGGAAACGTTCTGGAAGGTCTTCTTCGATAAGGACTTCAATAACAAGCTTTACAAGGAAAACCTCGGGTTTCCGGAGTTCACGATCTTGGATCAGCGCGAGACGGACGGTGACATCGTTCGCAAGGTGAAGGGCACGCCGAAGATGGAAGTGCCGGGTCCGGTCGCCAAGGTGCTCGGGTCGAACTTCGGGTACACGGAAGAGGGGAAGTTCAACAAGGCGACGAAGCTCTGGCAGTGGAAGATGATTCCGAGCACGATGGCGGAGAAACTGCGCAACGAGGGGACACTGCGCATCGAGCCCGTTGGGGATACGAAGGTGCGACGAATTGCCGAGCTCGTCGTGGAGGCCAAGATTTTTGGTGTCGGCGGGCTCATCGAGAGCAGCGCGGAGAAGCAACTGCGCGATGGTTGGGAAAAGAGCGCTCGGTTCATGAACGAGTGGCTGAAGACGCACGGCTGA